The DNA window ATGGCAACGCCTTCCTCGATCGCGAGGCGGAAGGCGCCGATCTTGAAATCCCTCAGGCGTCCGTCTTCACTCCGCGTGCCTTCCGGAAAATAAAACATCGACACACCGCGCTGAATCCAGCGGGCGCTGCTATGCACAGCCGCAACGCTGCTGGCGCGATCGCCGCGTTTGATCGGCACGTAACCCGCCCACTTCATCGCATGGCCGATACAGGGCAGACGGAAGACGGTATCTTTCGAGAGCCAGCGGAACTGCGCTCCGGTTAGATAAATCGAACCGATATCGGCCGAGCTTTGGTGGTTGGCCACCAGCACGCAGGGCGGCTCGCCTTCCTTGGGAAGATTTTCAAAGCCGCTGTAGCTCCAGCGCCAGCCCGGGGCGGCATGCATGATCATGCGGGCCCAGGTGGTCGCGAGCCAGTGCGCGCCATGTGTCAGCCGACTGGGATCAAAAAGTTTTTTCCAAAGGACGATGACGAGCAGGATCACATAGCAAACAGCCGTGGCGAGGACGAAGGTGCTCCAAA is part of the Oligoflexus sp. genome and encodes:
- a CDS encoding lysophospholipid acyltransferase family protein, with product MNNTTETLSKPMTTGFPGQDYLRAIVFWSTFVLATAVCYVILLVIVLWKKLFDPSRLTHGAHWLATTWARMIMHAAPGWRWSYSGFENLPKEGEPPCVLVANHQSSADIGSIYLTGAQFRWLSKDTVFRLPCIGHAMKWAGYVPIKRGDRASSVAAVHSSARWIQRGVSMFYFPEGTRSEDGRLRDFKIGAFRLAIEEGVAICPVVLCGTKDMMRKNSGIPKAAHLILDVMPKIWPLPEETPELFAVRVRSLIEARLRYLESIR